Proteins from one Marinobacter alexandrii genomic window:
- a CDS encoding PAS domain S-box protein — MKRITILFSAVMVFSLHYSVASKKIAKTPLEESVDPINLSGNVAVCSTTLDQVANPTFTSYFSGLLITENWPARWTCGNWSQTEGWLYISADISIFLAYLSIPIMLLWFIRKKQLGRTRWLIALFGAFILLCGFTHLIDVVLFWEPMYRLSGFSKLLTGLVSVTTATVLGFVIPKALEFKSPDVLQAEIDDRKNLQNQFELFVKYSPGAIAMLDKDMKYIMVNDGWYEDYGLVGRDIIGKSHYDIFPEIKEMPNWLDDHRKALSGETLKKDLDTFGNGDDVTYLSWQLRPWMKADGSVGGIMMFTEILTDEVIIKKRLKDSEARFENLFDKAMIGIALVGGDGKPFLVNDQLCTILGYSKEELAEMPFTEFTHPEDIEKDWGLYTKLLEKEIDSYTIEKRYFSKGGDTVFAKLNVTLVEPGTDNQYALAMVEDLTKTEEALQKGKVMEQKAQMFNNLFTEISSIAKIGTWEVDLNSGKCAWSYEVYEIHEEDPRKEIRVEEGINYYHPDDRDIIQEAINRSIAEEVSWDLELRIITTKGNERWVRALGRPIYEEDEIVKLQGLFQDIDIKKRYELEIIESRKNLENLVNQRTLDLKTANEELESFSYSVSHDLRAPLRAISGFSEALVEDYAETLPAEANQYLSRISANSNKMGELIDDLLEFSRMNRNEANFSEIDLNKLVEKLMNDLFLDSVDIVTVETLPQINGDREMLAQVFVNLLSNAIKYSSKEENPNIILSSIEEKLSYVISVKDNGVGFNMDYSDKLFQVFQRLHSETEFEGTGVGLSLCGKIMKAHHGEIWAEAEEGKGATFYLRFKKT; from the coding sequence ATGAAAAGAATAACAATACTATTTAGTGCTGTAATGGTGTTTTCTTTGCATTACTCCGTTGCAAGCAAAAAAATTGCAAAAACTCCGCTAGAGGAATCTGTAGATCCCATCAATCTATCAGGTAATGTTGCTGTTTGTTCAACTACACTTGATCAAGTGGCTAACCCTACATTCACCTCCTATTTTTCTGGATTACTGATTACAGAAAACTGGCCTGCCCGCTGGACATGTGGAAATTGGTCTCAGACGGAGGGCTGGTTATACATATCAGCGGATATCTCCATTTTCCTTGCGTATCTATCTATTCCAATTATGCTTTTATGGTTTATTAGAAAGAAACAGTTGGGGAGGACCAGGTGGCTCATTGCTTTGTTTGGTGCATTTATTCTTCTCTGCGGTTTTACCCACCTTATTGACGTGGTACTTTTCTGGGAACCTATGTACCGTCTAAGCGGATTTTCTAAGTTATTAACAGGCTTAGTGTCTGTAACCACAGCTACTGTGCTAGGGTTCGTGATACCAAAAGCGCTGGAATTTAAAAGCCCGGATGTGCTTCAAGCCGAGATTGATGACAGAAAAAATCTTCAAAATCAATTTGAATTATTTGTAAAATATTCACCAGGAGCTATAGCTATGCTGGATAAGGATATGAAATACATCATGGTTAATGATGGATGGTACGAGGATTATGGATTGGTAGGAAGAGATATCATCGGTAAATCACACTATGATATTTTTCCCGAAATCAAAGAAATGCCGAATTGGTTGGATGACCACCGCAAAGCCTTATCTGGAGAGACGCTTAAAAAAGACCTGGACACTTTCGGAAATGGAGATGATGTTACCTATTTAAGCTGGCAATTAAGGCCATGGATGAAGGCAGATGGTTCTGTAGGAGGCATTATGATGTTCACTGAAATACTGACGGATGAAGTGATAATTAAGAAACGACTGAAAGATAGTGAGGCAAGATTTGAAAACCTTTTTGACAAAGCAATGATTGGAATTGCGTTGGTTGGTGGTGATGGAAAGCCTTTTTTAGTAAATGATCAGCTGTGCACAATCCTTGGATATTCAAAAGAAGAACTGGCAGAAATGCCATTCACCGAATTCACACATCCGGAAGATATTGAAAAAGATTGGGGATTATATACCAAACTGTTAGAGAAAGAAATTGATAGTTATACCATTGAGAAAAGATATTTTTCAAAGGGAGGAGATACGGTTTTTGCTAAGTTAAATGTGACCCTTGTAGAGCCGGGTACAGATAATCAATATGCATTAGCCATGGTGGAAGACTTGACGAAAACAGAGGAGGCACTGCAAAAAGGAAAAGTTATGGAGCAAAAGGCTCAGATGTTCAATAACCTCTTTACGGAGATTTCATCAATCGCCAAAATTGGTACTTGGGAGGTAGATCTCAACAGTGGAAAGTGTGCTTGGAGCTATGAAGTGTATGAAATTCATGAGGAAGATCCAAGAAAAGAAATTCGGGTAGAAGAAGGTATAAATTATTATCATCCAGATGATCGAGATATTATTCAGGAAGCTATTAATAGATCCATTGCAGAGGAGGTTTCTTGGGATCTTGAATTGAGAATCATTACTACAAAAGGAAATGAAAGATGGGTTAGAGCATTAGGCAGGCCAATTTATGAAGAAGATGAAATAGTTAAGCTACAAGGACTATTTCAAGACATAGATATAAAGAAGCGTTATGAATTGGAGATCATAGAATCGAGGAAAAACCTTGAAAATCTGGTGAATCAACGAACCCTTGATCTTAAAACCGCAAATGAAGAATTAGAGTCTTTCTCGTATTCGGTTTCCCATGATTTACGAGCACCACTAAGAGCTATTAGTGGTTTTTCTGAAGCTTTGGTAGAAGATTATGCAGAGACACTTCCAGCAGAAGCAAACCAATACTTAAGTAGAATTTCTGCCAACAGCAATAAGATGGGTGAGCTCATTGATGATCTTTTGGAATTTAGTCGAATGAATAGAAATGAAGCCAATTTCTCAGAGATTGATTTGAATAAATTGGTGGAAAAGCTAATGAATGATCTATTTCTTGATTCAGTGGATATAGTGACGGTTGAGACTCTTCCACAAATAAATGGAGATAGAGAAATGCTTGCGCAAGTATTTGTGAATTTGTTGTCCAATGCAATAAAGTATAGTTCGAAGGAAGAAAATCCTAATATTATTCTTTCTTCTATTGAAGAAAAACTATCTTATGTAATATCAGTTAAAGATAACGGCGTTGGGTTCAATATGGACTACTCCGATAAGTTGTTTCAGGTATTTCAACGACTGCATAGTGAAACAGAATTCGAAGGAACTGGTGTTGGACTTTCGCTTTGTGGCAAGATCATGAAAGCGCACCATGGTGAAATATGGGCTGAGGCAGAAGAAGGAAAAGGAGCCACTTTTTATTTAAGATTTAAAAAGACCTAA
- a CDS encoding peptidylprolyl isomerase: MKAKANDKVKVHYTGKLTSGEVFDSSEGREPLEFTLGGGQMIKGFDEAVDGMELNEKKTVTIPSQEAYGERKDELIQEVPKDQLPEEMKPEVGQKLVATNDLGHQTQVNVTAVSEEVITVDANHDLAGKDLVFDIELVEIA; this comes from the coding sequence ATGAAAGCTAAAGCGAACGACAAGGTAAAAGTACATTACACAGGAAAACTTACTTCTGGTGAGGTTTTCGATTCTTCAGAGGGACGTGAACCATTGGAGTTTACACTAGGTGGAGGTCAAATGATTAAAGGGTTTGATGAAGCAGTAGATGGGATGGAATTAAACGAAAAGAAGACGGTGACTATACCTTCACAAGAAGCTTATGGTGAACGAAAAGATGAATTAATACAAGAGGTGCCTAAGGATCAACTTCCTGAAGAAATGAAGCCAGAAGTGGGACAGAAATTGGTTGCTACAAATGATCTTGGACATCAGACACAGGTGAATGTTACGGCAGTTTCAGAAGAAGTAATCACAGTAGATGCCAATCATGATCTAGCTGGTAAAGATCTTGTTTTCGATATAGAACTAGTTGAGATCGCATAG
- a CDS encoding pirin family protein, whose protein sequence is MKTVIHKADSRGTANFGWLNSQHTFSFGQYYNPERIHFGLLRVLNDDIVIGGAGFPNHPHDNMEIVSIPLKGALAHRDSTGTEKVINVGEIQIMSAGSGITHSEYNASKTDEVNFLQIWIFPKEKNIVPRYDQKFFHVDDRKNAFQTVVSPGDDSALWINQDAWLSLADVDTNNTINYHINKEGNGIYVFVIDGEAEVLGEKLGKRDAMGILETSSVEIKSKTDAQLLVIEIPMN, encoded by the coding sequence ATGAAAACGGTTATTCATAAAGCAGATTCGAGAGGAACCGCCAATTTTGGATGGCTAAATAGTCAACACACATTCAGTTTTGGTCAGTACTACAACCCAGAACGTATTCACTTTGGATTACTTAGGGTATTGAATGATGATATTGTAATTGGAGGTGCTGGATTTCCAAATCACCCCCATGACAATATGGAAATTGTATCTATTCCTCTTAAGGGAGCATTGGCTCACCGCGATAGTACTGGAACTGAAAAAGTGATTAACGTAGGTGAAATTCAAATCATGAGCGCAGGAAGTGGCATAACACATTCTGAGTACAATGCCAGTAAAACAGATGAAGTCAACTTTTTACAAATCTGGATATTTCCTAAGGAAAAGAATATAGTACCTAGATATGATCAGAAATTCTTCCATGTTGATGATAGGAAGAACGCATTTCAAACGGTAGTATCTCCCGGCGATGATAGTGCTCTTTGGATCAATCAAGATGCTTGGCTTTCGCTTGCTGATGTTGATACAAACAACACTATCAATTATCACATAAATAAAGAAGGTAATGGTATTTATGTTTTTGTGATTGATGGAGAAGCGGAAGTTCTGGGGGAGAAGTTAGGAAAAAGAGATGCGATGGGTATTTTAGAAACTTCATCCGTTGAAATAAAATCTAAGACAGATGCTCAGTTGTTGGTTATTGAAATTCCTATGAATTGA
- a CDS encoding response regulator, with protein MGLTNDVQVVLVEDSVDDAELTMRSLKNSNFANEITWLKDGEDAINYLQGKGKYADRDITIKPKLILLDLKLPKLSGIQVLERIKKDKNLDKIPVVVMTSSKENSDLKRCYELGANSYVVKPINFSKFMEVTKEISMYWVLINQIPNS; from the coding sequence ATGGGATTGACCAATGATGTTCAGGTAGTGCTTGTAGAAGATAGTGTTGATGATGCTGAATTAACTATGAGATCATTGAAGAATTCAAATTTTGCTAATGAAATAACATGGTTAAAGGATGGTGAGGATGCTATTAACTATTTGCAAGGCAAGGGGAAATATGCTGACAGAGATATTACCATAAAACCTAAACTCATCTTACTGGACTTAAAACTCCCGAAACTGAGTGGAATTCAAGTATTAGAGCGAATAAAAAAAGACAAAAATTTAGATAAAATACCTGTAGTAGTCATGACTTCATCTAAGGAGAATAGTGATTTGAAAAGGTGCTATGAACTGGGAGCGAACAGTTACGTAGTAAAGCCGATAAACTTTTCAAAATTCATGGAAGTTACCAAAGAGATAAGCATGTATTGGGTATTGATTAACCAAATTCCAAATTCTTAA
- a CDS encoding mechanosensitive ion channel family protein, whose translation MKYVFLVFLSIIVSLNLVGQQSLDSATMDSVQRRIESLNQQLSTYERLLLSNRQKRKQDSLARVDLMKRIQLLQESGEVNQASLKEQIKEIERRDSIRNAEQKNRVLKLKESNKGFSVTPYGDSLFTIYTKLGPVMAEARAANVTEKIELLIRDDYFYSDSLYIEEQEGTIDLMYQNLIVTSISDWDALWIDGESKESLALAYKERIVSFVTSERNRSTVKNIAARIGLVFLIIGVAILIIYFLNRLFTGLQGWMVINKKKYFTGIKVRNYEFLPPERQLDASVRTVGILKWAFFAVVLYFSLPVIFGLFPFTKNWAETLMGWVLSPAKNIFMSFWNYLPNAFTIAVIYVITKYLIRFLKFISSEIESSRLKIIGFHEDWAMPTYNIVKFLVYAFMFVVIFPYLPGSDSDIFKGVSVFLGILFSLGSSSAIANAVAGLVITYMRPFRLGDRVKIGEITGQVVEKTLLVTRVRTTKNEDITVPNSAILTGHTVNYTSSSKQLGLILHTSVTIGYDVPWRKVHELLVEAAVATEGVNISKEPFVLQTSLDDWYVAYQLNAFTDVPEQMPRIYSDLHANIQDKFNEAGVEIMSPHYRAVRDGNQSTIPKIK comes from the coding sequence ATGAAGTACGTTTTTCTTGTTTTTTTGTCAATAATTGTTTCCTTGAACCTCGTAGGGCAACAAAGCTTGGACAGTGCAACAATGGACAGTGTTCAACGTAGAATTGAAAGTCTCAATCAGCAGTTGAGTACATATGAACGTTTGCTATTGAGCAATAGACAAAAGAGAAAACAAGATTCTCTTGCTCGAGTAGATCTCATGAAGAGAATTCAATTACTCCAAGAGAGTGGAGAGGTGAATCAGGCTAGCCTGAAAGAGCAAATCAAAGAAATAGAGCGAAGAGATTCTATCAGAAATGCTGAGCAAAAAAATAGGGTTCTCAAACTAAAAGAAAGTAATAAAGGGTTTAGTGTGACCCCTTATGGTGATTCTTTATTTACCATATATACTAAGCTTGGGCCTGTGATGGCTGAGGCCCGAGCAGCGAATGTTACTGAGAAAATTGAACTGCTCATTCGTGACGATTACTTCTATTCAGACTCTTTATACATAGAAGAACAAGAAGGTACGATTGATCTGATGTACCAGAATCTTATAGTAACCAGTATTTCTGACTGGGATGCCCTGTGGATAGATGGAGAATCAAAAGAGAGCCTAGCATTGGCTTATAAAGAGCGAATAGTTTCTTTCGTTACTTCTGAGCGAAACAGAAGTACGGTAAAAAATATTGCAGCACGTATAGGGCTTGTGTTTCTCATTATTGGTGTAGCAATATTGATTATTTACTTTCTCAATAGGCTGTTTACAGGGCTTCAAGGTTGGATGGTAATCAATAAGAAAAAATATTTCACTGGGATCAAAGTTCGTAACTATGAATTTCTTCCTCCGGAAAGGCAGTTGGATGCAAGTGTTCGAACTGTTGGAATATTGAAGTGGGCATTTTTTGCAGTGGTACTATACTTTTCACTGCCTGTCATTTTTGGACTATTTCCATTTACAAAAAATTGGGCAGAGACATTGATGGGTTGGGTTTTGAGTCCAGCCAAAAACATTTTCATGTCCTTTTGGAACTACCTGCCCAATGCTTTTACCATTGCTGTTATTTATGTTATCACTAAGTACCTTATTCGGTTCTTAAAGTTTATTTCTTCAGAAATAGAATCTAGTAGACTTAAAATCATAGGATTTCATGAAGACTGGGCTATGCCTACCTACAACATTGTGAAATTTCTGGTTTATGCGTTCATGTTTGTGGTCATATTTCCTTATCTGCCAGGATCAGATTCAGATATTTTTAAGGGTGTCTCCGTGTTTCTAGGGATTCTATTTTCATTAGGATCTTCTTCAGCGATTGCCAATGCTGTAGCTGGATTGGTTATTACCTATATGCGTCCGTTTCGATTAGGAGATCGAGTCAAAATAGGAGAGATAACTGGACAAGTAGTAGAAAAGACACTCTTAGTCACAAGAGTGCGAACAACAAAAAATGAAGATATCACTGTCCCCAATTCAGCTATTCTTACAGGACACACAGTCAACTATACTTCTAGCAGTAAGCAACTAGGATTAATCCTACACACTTCTGTTACCATTGGTTATGACGTGCCGTGGCGAAAAGTTCACGAACTTTTGGTAGAGGCGGCAGTAGCCACTGAAGGAGTGAATATCAGTAAAGAGCCGTTTGTTTTACAAACGAGCCTAGATGATTGGTATGTTGCCTATCAGCTCAATGCATTCACTGATGTTCCAGAACAAATGCCTCGAATTTATTCGGATCTTCATGCCAATATTCAGGATAAATTCAATGAAGCTGGTGTTGAAATAATGTCACCGCACTATCGTGCGGTAAGGGATGGTAATCAATCTACCATTCCAAAGATTAAGTAG
- a CDS encoding RagB/SusD family nutrient uptake outer membrane protein, with protein MKSIYNKILLLFVLVALSACTLDEVDNPNAPTVTSFEEGASQQDLRLLTTGLEAVMRNDLGFHYQTVSILGREYNDLTQVDPRYTGEILKGPLDNNGFLTTRAYAAWYKIVQSSNLLLTAVDNSVTTLSTEALDGYRGYARTMKAYALLMVATRQFSNGIRLDVNDADDLGEFVSYANALTEIRTMLNDANTELQNAASEFEDDTDTPADESLGEFDFALSGGFAGFDQPGTLTLFNRAIAARVAIYQDDKAGALTLLTDSFLDEAASLDLGPAHVFGLTGNDIANPLFYVPNQQRYMAHPSFEADAEGGDTRVTSKTNLFDPEDDPDLGPISISFDGLSGNLQVALYSSNTAPVSIIRNEELLLIYAEANIGTNNAEALRVLNIIRAAAGLGASTANAAVEAEVEDEMLTQRRYSLFGEGHRWVDLRRYNRLSDLPIDRDGDNALDAFPTPFAENQ; from the coding sequence ATGAAATCAATATATAACAAAATATTACTCTTATTTGTCCTGGTTGCGCTTTCAGCGTGCACTTTGGATGAGGTAGATAATCCTAATGCTCCCACAGTCACAAGTTTTGAAGAAGGAGCCTCTCAACAGGATTTAAGGTTGTTAACTACAGGTCTTGAGGCAGTTATGCGGAACGATCTTGGTTTTCATTATCAAACAGTAAGTATTCTTGGAAGAGAGTACAATGACCTGACTCAAGTTGATCCAAGGTATACAGGTGAGATTCTAAAAGGACCTCTAGATAACAACGGATTCCTTACAACACGTGCCTATGCAGCTTGGTATAAGATTGTTCAATCATCGAATCTATTGTTGACTGCAGTTGACAATTCGGTAACTACATTAAGTACAGAAGCATTGGATGGTTATCGTGGATATGCAAGAACAATGAAAGCATATGCTTTGTTGATGGTTGCTACTCGACAGTTTTCTAATGGAATTAGATTAGATGTAAATGATGCTGATGATTTAGGAGAATTTGTTTCATATGCAAATGCATTGACGGAGATTAGAACAATGTTAAATGATGCAAATACAGAGCTTCAGAATGCGGCAAGTGAGTTTGAAGATGATACAGATACGCCAGCTGATGAGTCACTAGGCGAATTTGATTTTGCTTTGAGTGGAGGCTTTGCAGGTTTTGATCAACCTGGTACATTAACGCTATTTAATAGAGCAATAGCTGCTAGAGTTGCTATATATCAAGATGATAAAGCTGGGGCACTCACACTGTTAACTGACTCATTTTTGGATGAAGCAGCGAGCTTGGATTTAGGCCCAGCACACGTTTTCGGATTGACAGGTAATGATATTGCCAATCCTTTATTTTATGTTCCAAACCAACAGCGTTATATGGCTCATCCGTCATTTGAGGCTGATGCAGAAGGAGGAGATACACGTGTTACCTCTAAAACAAATTTGTTTGATCCGGAAGATGATCCTGATCTGGGCCCAATTTCTATTTCCTTTGATGGACTTTCAGGTAATCTTCAAGTTGCTTTGTATTCAAGTAATACTGCTCCAGTTTCTATTATTAGAAATGAAGAATTGCTTCTTATTTATGCAGAAGCGAATATTGGAACTAACAATGCTGAGGCATTAAGGGTACTTAATATAATTAGAGCTGCTGCTGGACTTGGTGCATCTACGGCTAATGCTGCAGTCGAAGCGGAAGTGGAAGATGAAATGCTTACGCAACGTAGGTATTCGTTATTTGGAGAAGGTCACAGATGGGTCGATTTGAGAAGATACAATAGATTGAGTGATCTTCCAATTGACCGTGATGGAGACAATGCATTAGATGCATTCCCTACTCCTTTTGCAGAAAATCAATAA
- a CDS encoding SusC/RagA family TonB-linked outer membrane protein produces the protein MKNYFKRILLVLALVLPFSFLMAQNVRVSGTVTDASNGEPIPGVTVLVKGTTNGAITGINGEYELAVPSGSTLVFSSIGYSSQEIEASAAGDVAMKTDVTNLDEVVVTGLATSVKRSNLANSVASISSDQLTGITNQSTLDGSLSGKFLGADIRANSGAPGGGISMRLRGVTSIFGDQQPLFIVDGVYVDNSTTSLGNNIVSEAAGGGAPSTNQDDATNRIADIDPEDIESIEILKGASAAAIYGSRAAGGVVLITTKRGKSGKSQTSFSQTIGFRSPTQLLGTRTYNEDRIRAIFEDSDDPASTDAVEQAQIAAFNNNGVRDYEAEIFDNVRVSRTSRLSVSGGDQKTDFFFGLTVKDEPGLVDNTGYEKESVRLNVGHKFNDWIDIYVTNNYINSQTDKGFFNNGNQNRTVGYALAFTYPWQDLSPVDGVYPAGPAGSNALETVAVTTNREEVNRYIGGITTNVKILTKDDNQLKLVLQGGLDQYSLRTTSIFPGTISYFRPTTSLGGASISGSTVNTNYNMTASLVHSYFLDNGLSLTTQAGYFLQNFDKNTVVTTATGLNGSQVNLGQSANVGVQQIITPQEDQGFFIQEEANYQDKLIATLGIRGDKSTNNGDADKLYYYPKASLAINLHEFDFWNIDILNNFKPRIAYGEAGRFSQFNQRFILTNPQFIGGNAGVSPGNLLGDVNVEPERQTELEVGADIGLLDNRIGLTVNLYNKKINDVLLQAQNEPSSGFTNRVVNGAELENKGIEIGLNATVIQNDNITWNSTVRWWKNKSTVTKLDVPSFTTGGFAASLGTYLIKEGESATQIVGTYIAADCDNCDPDGDGFAVYGNAEPDFQMSWFNQISYGNFDLTFLWHWKKGGDAINLTTLLYDLAGTTWDYDDTGIDPSGTLSNGDYRASQAFANPDPLIEDAGYIRLREIGLFYTLPSDLIPQLSQVKVGVSGRNLVNIFDYNSYDPEASNFGNNVLANTVEVTPYAASKFINFHLDIKF, from the coding sequence ATGAAAAACTACTTTAAGAGAATACTGTTGGTATTGGCCTTAGTGCTTCCCTTCAGTTTTCTGATGGCCCAAAATGTAAGGGTCAGTGGAACGGTCACGGATGCTTCGAATGGAGAGCCGATACCGGGAGTAACTGTACTAGTAAAAGGGACTACAAATGGTGCTATTACAGGGATTAATGGTGAATATGAATTAGCTGTTCCTTCGGGATCAACTCTTGTATTCTCTTCAATTGGCTATTCAAGTCAAGAAATAGAAGCTTCAGCAGCAGGTGATGTGGCTATGAAGACAGATGTAACCAACCTAGATGAGGTTGTAGTGACAGGGCTTGCGACTTCAGTTAAAAGATCTAACCTGGCTAATTCTGTAGCCTCGATATCCTCGGATCAACTTACAGGTATTACCAATCAATCTACATTGGATGGTAGCTTGTCTGGAAAATTCTTGGGTGCCGATATCAGAGCAAATTCAGGGGCTCCTGGTGGGGGTATCTCTATGCGATTAAGAGGAGTGACTTCCATTTTTGGAGATCAGCAACCATTATTTATTGTGGATGGTGTGTACGTTGATAACTCAACTACATCATTAGGTAACAACATTGTCTCTGAAGCAGCTGGAGGTGGAGCGCCATCAACGAATCAAGATGATGCGACTAATCGTATTGCAGATATTGACCCAGAAGATATCGAATCAATTGAAATACTCAAAGGAGCTTCTGCAGCAGCTATTTATGGTTCCAGAGCTGCTGGAGGTGTTGTTCTTATAACTACCAAAAGAGGTAAGAGTGGTAAGTCACAAACATCATTTTCTCAGACTATTGGATTTCGATCACCTACTCAGCTATTGGGAACACGAACATATAATGAAGATAGGATACGAGCAATCTTCGAAGACTCTGATGATCCAGCTTCAACAGATGCCGTTGAGCAAGCACAAATAGCTGCATTTAATAATAATGGAGTGAGAGATTATGAAGCTGAAATATTTGATAACGTTAGAGTATCAAGAACTTCTAGGTTATCAGTATCTGGCGGAGATCAGAAGACAGATTTCTTCTTTGGTTTGACGGTAAAAGATGAACCAGGATTAGTTGACAACACAGGTTACGAAAAAGAATCTGTACGGCTTAATGTAGGACATAAATTCAATGATTGGATTGATATCTATGTGACCAATAATTACATCAATTCTCAAACTGATAAAGGATTCTTTAACAACGGAAATCAAAACAGAACCGTAGGGTATGCATTGGCATTTACTTATCCATGGCAAGATTTGAGTCCTGTTGATGGAGTTTATCCTGCAGGTCCTGCGGGATCAAATGCATTAGAGACAGTGGCTGTAACAACGAATAGGGAAGAAGTGAATCGTTACATTGGAGGAATTACAACCAATGTGAAAATCCTTACTAAGGATGATAACCAGCTAAAACTTGTATTACAAGGGGGACTAGATCAATATTCTCTAAGAACAACAAGTATATTTCCTGGAACAATCTCTTATTTCAGACCAACAACATCTTTAGGAGGAGCTTCTATTTCAGGAAGCACAGTTAATACAAACTATAATATGACTGCATCACTAGTACATTCATATTTCCTAGATAATGGATTAAGCTTGACTACTCAAGCAGGTTACTTCCTTCAAAACTTTGATAAGAATACTGTTGTTACTACTGCGACGGGGCTTAATGGATCTCAGGTCAACCTAGGTCAGTCTGCAAATGTGGGTGTACAGCAAATCATTACACCACAGGAAGATCAAGGATTCTTCATTCAGGAAGAAGCTAACTATCAAGATAAATTAATTGCGACTTTGGGAATTAGAGGAGATAAGTCTACAAATAATGGAGATGCGGATAAATTATACTATTATCCAAAGGCAAGTTTAGCGATCAATCTTCATGAGTTTGATTTCTGGAATATAGACATACTGAATAATTTCAAACCTAGAATTGCTTACGGTGAGGCTGGGAGATTTTCTCAATTTAATCAGCGTTTCATTCTTACAAATCCGCAGTTTATTGGCGGAAATGCAGGTGTATCACCTGGGAATCTCCTAGGGGATGTTAATGTTGAACCTGAAAGACAGACGGAGTTAGAAGTAGGGGCGGATATAGGATTACTTGATAACCGAATTGGATTAACTGTTAATCTTTACAACAAGAAAATCAACGACGTATTGCTTCAGGCACAGAATGAGCCTTCTTCAGGATTTACTAATAGAGTTGTGAATGGTGCGGAACTTGAAAACAAGGGTATAGAAATAGGATTGAATGCTACTGTTATTCAAAATGATAATATTACCTGGAATTCAACTGTAAGATGGTGGAAGAATAAGTCAACAGTTACGAAACTTGATGTTCCTTCATTCACTACTGGTGGATTTGCAGCTTCTTTAGGAACTTATTTAATCAAAGAGGGGGAAAGTGCAACGCAAATTGTTGGGACTTACATCGCTGCGGATTGTGATAATTGTGATCCTGATGGCGATGGGTTTGCAGTCTATGGAAATGCTGAGCCTGATTTTCAAATGTCTTGGTTTAACCAGATCAGCTACGGAAACTTTGATTTAACATTTTTATGGCACTGGAAAAAAGGTGGTGATGCTATCAACTTGACAACATTGTTGTATGATCTAGCTGGAACTACATGGGATTATGATGATACTGGAATAGATCCTTCCGGAACATTAAGTAATGGTGATTATAGAGCAAGTCAAGCATTTGCCAATCCTGATCCATTAATTGAAGATGCAGGATATATTAGACTAAGAGAGATTGGATTGTTTTATACACTTCCAAGTGATTTAATTCCTCAATTATCTCAGGTTAAGGTAGGCGTGTCAGGAAGAAACTTAGTTAATATTTTCGATTACAATAGTTATGATCCTGAAGCTTCAAACTTTGGAAATAACGTGTTAGCTAATACGGTGGAGGTAACTCCATATGCTGCTAGCAAGTTTATCAACTTTCACTTAGATATTAAATTTTAA